In Crassostrea angulata isolate pt1a10 chromosome 6, ASM2561291v2, whole genome shotgun sequence, a genomic segment contains:
- the LOC128190662 gene encoding uncharacterized protein LOC128190662: MDLEEGRGSNAKLIPSTPSYVSEWKPMSANSATSRLVLQHDLREDPAYVKVDARTDTGFIFPAFGSAQQDDDAGVMYGGVVFFYNRTHIDIFVSHLGNSNISRKNWATVYTGAESKWIGPQNISRVYESITVQAKAWRSRDLPPPTWKSQTIDVKEGGCLNASLNHTLNKYPDLILVQIRNNGRIFHGQGLSSLGSPTITFLHFGGVLFGTNESHVQLWSACDTTGKLKKLSLIAIADGWGEKTNFLHIKDGSITVTAWDLTGFKENEIVIKKRLQEVETAKYLLTENLATGNFINVQLHVLDGANKNFRFDGVGSVMNEAEPYGGLVYGYNDSMVAIWVPNPLKRKSNESAAVFMLGRIWGWNFKAQMTNNVDIVLTVMDVLVPICLLEVDTSTTRIVSSFQYEIYNTSVLKFAYGDEITLTCKRGYKALDPIVKMMCYPEHNGTWSRTLPSICREIVCPDPFIMNTDMLHYDTSYGGLVSYTCTAGYRYISGDLRRTCVGNGSWNGTEPLCKECKCPCSAIGSAPIKSNDTEKLNQRIKELRSMLSIQKNMTAKARLSKICASDPRPSAKGMGVVLGIGVLVVIISSIALLDLPNLINAVKSKKQ; encoded by the exons ATGGACCTCGAAGAAGGTAGAG GTTCAAATGCAAAATTGATTCCCTCTACACCAAGCTATGTGAGTGAATGGAAACCGATGTCCGCCAACTCAGCCACCTCTAGACTTGTCCTTCAACACGACCTTCGGGAGGATCCTGCCTATGTCAAGGTGGATGCGCGGACGGACACTGGGTTTATATTTCCTGCGTTTGGATCCGCCCAGCAGGACGACGACGCTGGTGTAATGTATGGGGGCGTGGTGTTCTTCTATAACAGGACGCACATTGATATATTCGTTTCTCATTTGGGTAACAGCAATATATCAAGAAAGAACTGGGCAACAGTATATACAG GAGCAGAGAGTAAGTGGATTGGTCCTCAAAACATTTCTCGCGTGTACGAGTCCATTACTGTTCAGGCTAAAGCTTGGAGATCACGTGACCTGCCTCCACCTACCTGGAAGAGTCAAACTATAGATGTTAAGGAAG GTGGCTGTTTGAATGCATCACTTAACCATACACTTAACAAATATCCTGACCTAATTCTTGTACAGATTCGAAACAATGGGCGTATTTTTCATGGACAAG GTTTATCTTCACTAGGCTCTCCCACAATCACATTTCTTCACTTTGGTGGGGTACTTTTTGGAACAAACGAGTCTCATGTTCAACTCTGGTCGGCTTGTGATACAACAGGgaaattaaaaa AATTATCACTGATAGCTATTGCCGACGGATGGGGAGAAAAGACAAACTTTTTACATATCAAGGATGGATCAATCACAGTTACTGCTTGGGATTTGACAGGATTCAAGgaaaatgaaattgtaataaaaaagcGTTTGCAAGAAGTTGAAACCGCAAAGTACTTGCTCACTGAAAACTTAGCTACAGGCAATTTTATCAATGTTCAG CTTCACGTGCTTGATGGTGCAAACAAGAATTTCCGGTTTGATGGCGTCGGGTCTGTGATGAATGAAGCTGAACCATACGGGGGACTCGTGTACGGTTACAACGACTCTATGGTAGCAATCTGGGTACCCAACCCTCTCAAAAGGAAAAGTAATGAATCAGCAGCTGTTTTCATGTTAGGAAGGATTTGGGGATGGAATTTCAAGGCACAAATGACTAATAACGTGGACATAGTCTTAACAGTCATGGATGTGCTAG TGCCAATCTGTTTACTTGAGGTAGATACGTCGACAACACGCATAGTTTCTTCATTCCAATATGAAATTTACAATACTTCTGTCCTAAAATTTGCTTATGGTGATGAAATCACATTGACATGTAAACGTGGTTATAAAGCATTGGATCCAATTGTGAAAATGATGTGTTATCCTGAGCATAACGGTACATGGAGTAGAACTCTTCCTTCCATATgcagag AAATTGTTTGTCCGGATCCTTTTATAATGAACACAGACATGTTGCATTACGATACCTCTTATGGAGGACTTGTATCATACACATGCACTGCTGGATATAGATACATAAGTGGCGATCTCCGACGGACATGTGTTGGAAATGGTAGTTGGAATGGGACAGAGCCTCTGTGTAAAG AATGTAAGTGTCCTTGTTCAGCTATTGGCTCGGCACCGATTAAATCTAACGACACAGAGAAACTAAATCAACGAATCAAAGAATTGCGATCCATGTTGTCTATACAGAAAAACATGACTGCTAAAGCTAGGCTCTCAAAGATATGTGCATCTGATCCGCGACCATCTGCCAAGGGAATGGGGGTCGTCTTGGGAATAGGAGTTTTAGTTGTTATCATTTCAAGCATTGCTCTCTTGGATCTACCCAATCTTATAAATGCAGTCAAATCAAAGAAGCAGTGA